Proteins found in one Dermacentor silvarum isolate Dsil-2018 chromosome 8, BIME_Dsil_1.4, whole genome shotgun sequence genomic segment:
- the LOC119460731 gene encoding medium-chain acyl-CoA ligase ACSF2, mitochondrial-like isoform X4, with protein sequence MLLPGMALASTHLALRVLVDARHFAQGRLLCRICVPTRCSFSCSGQRRAMTKLSYYHRPGKERLFSYTIGDVIDRTAEAWGDNLAIVSCHQSIRKTYAEYKTDIDHFAAALISLKLGIGSRIAIIAPNMYEWAVVLFAAAKAGLVLVNVNTTYEIHELEHCLNHTDCKAVVLSEQFSKQDYYKLLVKLAPELTSSSFGNLKSARLPSLKHVIVIGETAKPGTVKFADLMESVTSEHLRALRCTASKLQMDDAVNLQFTSGTTGKPKAAQLSHFNIVNNAYLVGRRLNLHKQGEVICLNVPLVHCFGCVAGTMSAAIFGSTAVMPAPSFSAAAALESITTDKCTFIYATPTMYIDMLQHVEHGCYDVSSVRTAVVSGAPCPNHLAKGITEKLNAKRIHVLYGTTETSPIITANDPNEPANQWITSVGRPLDHVEVKIVDDKNRIVPADQRGELCVRGYAVFKGYFKEEKKTKEAIRHGWYHTGSVTAP encoded by the exons ATGCTCCTACCTGGGATGGCGTTGGCCAGCACGCATTTGGCGCTGCGAGTTCTTGTTGATGCGAGGCATTTTGCGCAAGGTCGACTCCTGTGTCGCATTTGTGTGCCTACGAGATGCAGCTTTTCATGCAGCGGTCAAAG AAGAGCGATGACGAAGCTAAGCTACTACCACCGACCCGGAAAGGAGCGCCTCTTTTCTTACACAATAGGTGACGTTATTGACAGGACAGCGGAAGCATGGGGTGACAATCTCGCCATCGTGTCCTGCCACCAGTCCATCAGGAAGACGTACGCCGAGTATAAGACGGAT ATTGACCACTTTGCAGCCGCCCTGATATCGCTGAAGCTGGGCATTGGCTCCAGAATAGCAATTATAGCACCCAACATGTATGAATGGGCCGTCGTGTTGTTTGCTGCTGCCAAGGCAGGTTTAGTATTG GTCAACGTGAACACGACCTACGAAATTCATGAACTGGAGCACTGCCTGAATCAC ACGGACTGCAAAGCTGTGGTTTTGTCGGAGCAGTTTTCGAAACAGGACTACTACAAGTTGCTCGTTAAATTGGCGCCGGAGTTAACATCGAGCTCTTTTGGGAATCTCAAGAGTGCAAG GCTACCCAGCCTGAAGCACGTCATAGTCATTGGAGAAACAGCAAAACC AGGTACGGTTAAGTTTGCCGATCTGATGGAGTCTGTTACGAGTGAACACCTCCGTGCCTTGCGCTGTACTGCTTCCAAGTTGCAGATGGACGACGCTGTCAACCTACAGTTCACATCA GGAACAACAGGAAAGCCCAAGGCGGCACAGCTGTCTCACTTCAACATAGTGAACAACGCCTATCTTGTAGGCCGGCGGCTCAACCTACACAAGCAG GGAGAGGTGATTTGTCTGAACGTTCCATTGGTTCACTGCTTTGGCTGCGTCGCTGGCACAATGTCGGCGGCCATTTTCGGGTCTACGGCTGTAATGCCGGCGCCAAGCTTCAGCGCCGCTGCTGCTTTGGAGAGTATTACAACAGATAA GTGCACTTTCATCTATGCCACACCAACCATGTACATTGACATGCTACAGCATGTGGAACACGGTTGTTACGACGTTTCATCTGTTCGAACAG CTGTCGTGTCTGGTGCACCGTGCCCAAACCACTTGGCAAAAGGCATCACGGAAAAGCTCAATGCGAAACGAATCCAC GTATTGTATGGCACAACGGAAACGAGTCCAATAATTACAGCGAATGACCCGAACGAACCTGCTAATCAGTGGATAACTTCGGTGGGAAGGCCCTTAGACCACGTTGAG GTAAAGATCGTGGACGATAAAAACAGGATTGTTCCCGCTGATCAGAGGGGCGAGCTGTGTGTCCGAGGCTACGCGGTCTTCAAGGGCTACTTCAAGGAAGAAAAGAAGACTAAAGAAGCCATACGACATGGCTGGTACCACACTGGGTCAG TGACTGCGCCATGA
- the LOC119460731 gene encoding medium-chain acyl-CoA ligase ACSF2, mitochondrial-like isoform X2: MLLPGMALASTHLALRVLVDARHFAQGRLLCRICVPTRCSFSCSGQRAMTKLSYYHRPGKERLFSYTIGDVIDRTAEAWGDNLAIVSCHQSIRKTYAEYKTDIDHFAAALISLKLGIGSRIAIIAPNMYEWAVVLFAAAKAGLVLVNVNTTYEIHELEHCLNHTDCKAVVLSEQFSKQDYYKLLVKLAPELTSSSFGNLKSARLPSLKHVIVIGETAKPGTVKFADLMESVTSEHLRALRCTASKLQMDDAVNLQFTSGTTGKPKAAQLSHFNIVNNAYLVGRRLNLHKQGEVICLNVPLVHCFGCVAGTMSAAIFGSTAVMPAPSFSAAAALESITTDKCTFIYATPTMYIDMLQHVEHGCYDVSSVRTAVVSGAPCPNHLAKGITEKLNAKRIHVLYGTTETSPIITANDPNEPANQWITSVGRPLDHVEVKIVDDKNRIVPADQRGELCVRGYAVFKGYFKEEKKTKEAIRHGWYHTGDCAMMAEDGRVAILGRMRDVIVRGDEHVHPQEIENFLYTHPSVQEVQVVGVPGEGQKEEVCAWIKLKPGLSLSQEDIKNFCKRKLSHYKIPRYVLFVSEFPKTVSGKVQKHVMREESRKILHL; this comes from the exons ATGCTCCTACCTGGGATGGCGTTGGCCAGCACGCATTTGGCGCTGCGAGTTCTTGTTGATGCGAGGCATTTTGCGCAAGGTCGACTCCTGTGTCGCATTTGTGTGCCTACGAGATGCAGCTTTTCATGCAGCGGTCAAAG AGCGATGACGAAGCTAAGCTACTACCACCGACCCGGAAAGGAGCGCCTCTTTTCTTACACAATAGGTGACGTTATTGACAGGACAGCGGAAGCATGGGGTGACAATCTCGCCATCGTGTCCTGCCACCAGTCCATCAGGAAGACGTACGCCGAGTATAAGACGGAT ATTGACCACTTTGCAGCCGCCCTGATATCGCTGAAGCTGGGCATTGGCTCCAGAATAGCAATTATAGCACCCAACATGTATGAATGGGCCGTCGTGTTGTTTGCTGCTGCCAAGGCAGGTTTAGTATTG GTCAACGTGAACACGACCTACGAAATTCATGAACTGGAGCACTGCCTGAATCAC ACGGACTGCAAAGCTGTGGTTTTGTCGGAGCAGTTTTCGAAACAGGACTACTACAAGTTGCTCGTTAAATTGGCGCCGGAGTTAACATCGAGCTCTTTTGGGAATCTCAAGAGTGCAAG GCTACCCAGCCTGAAGCACGTCATAGTCATTGGAGAAACAGCAAAACC AGGTACGGTTAAGTTTGCCGATCTGATGGAGTCTGTTACGAGTGAACACCTCCGTGCCTTGCGCTGTACTGCTTCCAAGTTGCAGATGGACGACGCTGTCAACCTACAGTTCACATCA GGAACAACAGGAAAGCCCAAGGCGGCACAGCTGTCTCACTTCAACATAGTGAACAACGCCTATCTTGTAGGCCGGCGGCTCAACCTACACAAGCAG GGAGAGGTGATTTGTCTGAACGTTCCATTGGTTCACTGCTTTGGCTGCGTCGCTGGCACAATGTCGGCGGCCATTTTCGGGTCTACGGCTGTAATGCCGGCGCCAAGCTTCAGCGCCGCTGCTGCTTTGGAGAGTATTACAACAGATAA GTGCACTTTCATCTATGCCACACCAACCATGTACATTGACATGCTACAGCATGTGGAACACGGTTGTTACGACGTTTCATCTGTTCGAACAG CTGTCGTGTCTGGTGCACCGTGCCCAAACCACTTGGCAAAAGGCATCACGGAAAAGCTCAATGCGAAACGAATCCAC GTATTGTATGGCACAACGGAAACGAGTCCAATAATTACAGCGAATGACCCGAACGAACCTGCTAATCAGTGGATAACTTCGGTGGGAAGGCCCTTAGACCACGTTGAG GTAAAGATCGTGGACGATAAAAACAGGATTGTTCCCGCTGATCAGAGGGGCGAGCTGTGTGTCCGAGGCTACGCGGTCTTCAAGGGCTACTTCAAGGAAGAAAAGAAGACTAAAGAAGCCATACGACATGGCTGGTACCACACTGG TGACTGCGCCATGATGGCTGAAGATGGACGGGTGGCCATCCTGGGTCGCATGAGGGACGTGATCGTGCGTGGGGATGAGCATGTGCACCCGCAGGAGATCGAGAACTTCCTCTACACCCATCCCTCCGTGCAAGAAGTGCAG GTGGTTGGCGTCCCGGGCGAAGGACAAAAGGAGGAAGTATGCGCGTGGATTAAGCTGAAGCCAGGACTTAGCCTCAGCCAGGAGGACATCAAAAATTTTTGCAAGAGAAAG
- the LOC119460731 gene encoding medium-chain acyl-CoA ligase ACSF2, mitochondrial-like isoform X1, with translation MLLPGMALASTHLALRVLVDARHFAQGRLLCRICVPTRCSFSCSGQRRAMTKLSYYHRPGKERLFSYTIGDVIDRTAEAWGDNLAIVSCHQSIRKTYAEYKTDIDHFAAALISLKLGIGSRIAIIAPNMYEWAVVLFAAAKAGLVLVNVNTTYEIHELEHCLNHTDCKAVVLSEQFSKQDYYKLLVKLAPELTSSSFGNLKSARLPSLKHVIVIGETAKPGTVKFADLMESVTSEHLRALRCTASKLQMDDAVNLQFTSGTTGKPKAAQLSHFNIVNNAYLVGRRLNLHKQGEVICLNVPLVHCFGCVAGTMSAAIFGSTAVMPAPSFSAAAALESITTDKCTFIYATPTMYIDMLQHVEHGCYDVSSVRTAVVSGAPCPNHLAKGITEKLNAKRIHVLYGTTETSPIITANDPNEPANQWITSVGRPLDHVEVKIVDDKNRIVPADQRGELCVRGYAVFKGYFKEEKKTKEAIRHGWYHTGDCAMMAEDGRVAILGRMRDVIVRGDEHVHPQEIENFLYTHPSVQEVQVVGVPGEGQKEEVCAWIKLKPGLSLSQEDIKNFCKRKLSHYKIPRYVLFVSEFPKTVSGKVQKHVMREESRKILHL, from the exons ATGCTCCTACCTGGGATGGCGTTGGCCAGCACGCATTTGGCGCTGCGAGTTCTTGTTGATGCGAGGCATTTTGCGCAAGGTCGACTCCTGTGTCGCATTTGTGTGCCTACGAGATGCAGCTTTTCATGCAGCGGTCAAAG AAGAGCGATGACGAAGCTAAGCTACTACCACCGACCCGGAAAGGAGCGCCTCTTTTCTTACACAATAGGTGACGTTATTGACAGGACAGCGGAAGCATGGGGTGACAATCTCGCCATCGTGTCCTGCCACCAGTCCATCAGGAAGACGTACGCCGAGTATAAGACGGAT ATTGACCACTTTGCAGCCGCCCTGATATCGCTGAAGCTGGGCATTGGCTCCAGAATAGCAATTATAGCACCCAACATGTATGAATGGGCCGTCGTGTTGTTTGCTGCTGCCAAGGCAGGTTTAGTATTG GTCAACGTGAACACGACCTACGAAATTCATGAACTGGAGCACTGCCTGAATCAC ACGGACTGCAAAGCTGTGGTTTTGTCGGAGCAGTTTTCGAAACAGGACTACTACAAGTTGCTCGTTAAATTGGCGCCGGAGTTAACATCGAGCTCTTTTGGGAATCTCAAGAGTGCAAG GCTACCCAGCCTGAAGCACGTCATAGTCATTGGAGAAACAGCAAAACC AGGTACGGTTAAGTTTGCCGATCTGATGGAGTCTGTTACGAGTGAACACCTCCGTGCCTTGCGCTGTACTGCTTCCAAGTTGCAGATGGACGACGCTGTCAACCTACAGTTCACATCA GGAACAACAGGAAAGCCCAAGGCGGCACAGCTGTCTCACTTCAACATAGTGAACAACGCCTATCTTGTAGGCCGGCGGCTCAACCTACACAAGCAG GGAGAGGTGATTTGTCTGAACGTTCCATTGGTTCACTGCTTTGGCTGCGTCGCTGGCACAATGTCGGCGGCCATTTTCGGGTCTACGGCTGTAATGCCGGCGCCAAGCTTCAGCGCCGCTGCTGCTTTGGAGAGTATTACAACAGATAA GTGCACTTTCATCTATGCCACACCAACCATGTACATTGACATGCTACAGCATGTGGAACACGGTTGTTACGACGTTTCATCTGTTCGAACAG CTGTCGTGTCTGGTGCACCGTGCCCAAACCACTTGGCAAAAGGCATCACGGAAAAGCTCAATGCGAAACGAATCCAC GTATTGTATGGCACAACGGAAACGAGTCCAATAATTACAGCGAATGACCCGAACGAACCTGCTAATCAGTGGATAACTTCGGTGGGAAGGCCCTTAGACCACGTTGAG GTAAAGATCGTGGACGATAAAAACAGGATTGTTCCCGCTGATCAGAGGGGCGAGCTGTGTGTCCGAGGCTACGCGGTCTTCAAGGGCTACTTCAAGGAAGAAAAGAAGACTAAAGAAGCCATACGACATGGCTGGTACCACACTGG TGACTGCGCCATGATGGCTGAAGATGGACGGGTGGCCATCCTGGGTCGCATGAGGGACGTGATCGTGCGTGGGGATGAGCATGTGCACCCGCAGGAGATCGAGAACTTCCTCTACACCCATCCCTCCGTGCAAGAAGTGCAG GTGGTTGGCGTCCCGGGCGAAGGACAAAAGGAGGAAGTATGCGCGTGGATTAAGCTGAAGCCAGGACTTAGCCTCAGCCAGGAGGACATCAAAAATTTTTGCAAGAGAAAG
- the LOC119462041 gene encoding uncharacterized protein LOC119462041, whose product MSPRHASVLVFILLLAGAQGFSFGGQRDEDSVEDPLIEEEDEEIRPEHNLPDTPPWYSSKGYPYDYGMGEEMGNMFGPHNEDLFKDKDYLFEEPQKTFEEIYEEVFRFHDVDKDDVLTPEEVRRALIHSKVDIVDAAGNDLVDDALAYDDKDKDGMLSLEEFLLSQKTNLSGLRSLGSLEL is encoded by the exons ATGTCACCACGCCATGCTTCTGTCCTGGTTTTCATTTTACTCCTGGCGGGAGCACAAGGCTTCTCCTTTGGCGGGCAGAGGGACGAGGACTCCGTTGAGGACCCCTTGATTGAGGAAGAAGATGAGGAAATACGCCCGGAGCACAACCTACCAGACACGCCTCCTTGGTACTCCAGCAAGGGCTACCCCTACGACTACGG AATGGGCGAGGAGATGGGAAACATGTTCGGCCCTCACAACGAGGACCTGTTCAAAGACAAGGACTACCTTTTTGAAGAACCCCAGAAGACTTTCGAGGAGATATACGAAGAAGTTTTCAG GTTTCATGACGTTGACAAAGACGACGTGCTCACGCCAGAGGAAGTGCGACGGGCGCTGATCCACTCGAAAGTCGACATTGTGGATGCCGCAGGAAATG ATCTCGTGGACGACGCCCTTGCATACGACGACAAAGACAAGGACGGAATGCTGTCGCTCGAGGAGTTCCTGCTTTCGCAGAAGACAAACTTGAGCGGCCTCAGGAGCCTCGGGTCTCTGGAGCTATGA
- the LOC119460731 gene encoding medium-chain acyl-CoA ligase ACSF2, mitochondrial-like isoform X3 — MLLPGMALASTHLALRVLVDARHFAQGRLLCRICVPTRCSFSCSGQRRAMTKLSYYHRPGKERLFSYTIGDVIDRTAEAWGDNLAIVSCHQSIRKTYAEYKTDIDHFAAALISLKLGIGSRIAIIAPNMYEWAVVLFAAAKAGLVLVNVNTTYEIHELEHCLNHTDCKAVVLSEQFSKQDYYKLLVKLAPELTSSSFGNLKSARLPSLKHVIVIGETAKPGTVKFADLMESVTSEHLRALRCTASKLQMDDAVNLQFTSGTTGKPKAAQLSHFNIVNNAYLVGRRLNLHKQGEVICLNVPLVHCFGCVAGTMSAAIFGSTAVMPAPSFSAAAALESITTDKCTFIYATPTMYIDMLQHVEHGCYDVSSVRTAVVSGAPCPNHLAKGITEKLNAKRIHVLYGTTETSPIITANDPNEPANQWITSVGRPLDHVEVVGVPGEGQKEEVCAWIKLKPGLSLSQEDIKNFCKRKLSHYKIPRYVLFVSEFPKTVSGKVQKHVMREESRKILHL; from the exons ATGCTCCTACCTGGGATGGCGTTGGCCAGCACGCATTTGGCGCTGCGAGTTCTTGTTGATGCGAGGCATTTTGCGCAAGGTCGACTCCTGTGTCGCATTTGTGTGCCTACGAGATGCAGCTTTTCATGCAGCGGTCAAAG AAGAGCGATGACGAAGCTAAGCTACTACCACCGACCCGGAAAGGAGCGCCTCTTTTCTTACACAATAGGTGACGTTATTGACAGGACAGCGGAAGCATGGGGTGACAATCTCGCCATCGTGTCCTGCCACCAGTCCATCAGGAAGACGTACGCCGAGTATAAGACGGAT ATTGACCACTTTGCAGCCGCCCTGATATCGCTGAAGCTGGGCATTGGCTCCAGAATAGCAATTATAGCACCCAACATGTATGAATGGGCCGTCGTGTTGTTTGCTGCTGCCAAGGCAGGTTTAGTATTG GTCAACGTGAACACGACCTACGAAATTCATGAACTGGAGCACTGCCTGAATCAC ACGGACTGCAAAGCTGTGGTTTTGTCGGAGCAGTTTTCGAAACAGGACTACTACAAGTTGCTCGTTAAATTGGCGCCGGAGTTAACATCGAGCTCTTTTGGGAATCTCAAGAGTGCAAG GCTACCCAGCCTGAAGCACGTCATAGTCATTGGAGAAACAGCAAAACC AGGTACGGTTAAGTTTGCCGATCTGATGGAGTCTGTTACGAGTGAACACCTCCGTGCCTTGCGCTGTACTGCTTCCAAGTTGCAGATGGACGACGCTGTCAACCTACAGTTCACATCA GGAACAACAGGAAAGCCCAAGGCGGCACAGCTGTCTCACTTCAACATAGTGAACAACGCCTATCTTGTAGGCCGGCGGCTCAACCTACACAAGCAG GGAGAGGTGATTTGTCTGAACGTTCCATTGGTTCACTGCTTTGGCTGCGTCGCTGGCACAATGTCGGCGGCCATTTTCGGGTCTACGGCTGTAATGCCGGCGCCAAGCTTCAGCGCCGCTGCTGCTTTGGAGAGTATTACAACAGATAA GTGCACTTTCATCTATGCCACACCAACCATGTACATTGACATGCTACAGCATGTGGAACACGGTTGTTACGACGTTTCATCTGTTCGAACAG CTGTCGTGTCTGGTGCACCGTGCCCAAACCACTTGGCAAAAGGCATCACGGAAAAGCTCAATGCGAAACGAATCCAC GTATTGTATGGCACAACGGAAACGAGTCCAATAATTACAGCGAATGACCCGAACGAACCTGCTAATCAGTGGATAACTTCGGTGGGAAGGCCCTTAGACCACGTTGAG GTGGTTGGCGTCCCGGGCGAAGGACAAAAGGAGGAAGTATGCGCGTGGATTAAGCTGAAGCCAGGACTTAGCCTCAGCCAGGAGGACATCAAAAATTTTTGCAAGAGAAAG